One window of the Chryseobacterium camelliae genome contains the following:
- a CDS encoding RtcB family protein has protein sequence MGNLKLKGKDILKLGYPNNQSVNIALEVMKRNFATKNIHHVKSVLKDILLNPEHFEQDLTFGQIAEALLSSRKTEKRMLNSQRASFQIFGNNISDEAKNQLYTALKLPVSVQGALMPDAHSGYGLPIGGVLAVENAVIPYGVGMDIGCRMSLSILDTPVSYLDGAKEKYEKALAEHTRFGMYETHKSHVDHEIFERDTFDLIPILRRLKGKAVKQMGTSGGGNHFVEFGEVEITGEDEQIGLPKGRYLGILSHSGSRGLGAEIAQYYSRVAAEQCPLPKEAQQFAWLDLNTHLGLEYWTAMNLAGDYASACHDDIHRRLVKAVGGRVKARIENHHNFAWKEIHNGKEVIVHRKGATPAHAGELGMIPGSMTAKGFIVRGKGNPEALNSASHGAGRAFSRGECRSRFTQHDIKKELKLNNVTLMGGNTEEAPMAYKDIHEVMNAQSELVDILGTFQPRMVRMDK, from the coding sequence ATGGGAAATTTAAAACTTAAAGGAAAAGACATATTAAAATTAGGCTATCCGAACAACCAGAGCGTCAACATTGCCCTGGAAGTAATGAAACGGAACTTTGCCACTAAAAATATCCATCATGTAAAGTCGGTCCTGAAAGATATTCTGCTGAACCCGGAACATTTTGAGCAGGACCTCACATTCGGACAGATTGCAGAAGCTTTGCTCTCATCACGGAAAACTGAAAAAAGAATGCTGAATAGTCAGCGTGCTTCCTTTCAGATTTTTGGGAACAATATTTCAGACGAGGCCAAAAACCAGCTGTATACCGCACTGAAATTACCGGTATCGGTACAGGGCGCACTAATGCCCGATGCCCACAGCGGATACGGGCTGCCGATTGGCGGAGTACTCGCCGTGGAAAATGCCGTCATTCCTTATGGAGTGGGTATGGACATTGGATGCAGGATGAGCCTCAGCATTCTGGATACACCGGTTTCCTACCTTGACGGCGCGAAAGAAAAGTATGAAAAAGCACTGGCAGAGCATACCAGGTTCGGAATGTATGAAACCCATAAATCACATGTAGACCATGAGATTTTTGAACGCGATACATTCGATCTCATCCCCATACTGCGGAGGCTGAAAGGAAAAGCTGTAAAACAGATGGGGACTTCCGGTGGCGGAAACCATTTTGTGGAATTCGGTGAAGTGGAAATTACCGGAGAGGATGAGCAGATCGGGCTTCCCAAAGGCAGGTACTTAGGCATCCTTTCGCACAGCGGTTCGCGCGGCCTGGGAGCAGAAATCGCCCAGTATTATTCCAGGGTAGCGGCAGAACAGTGCCCGCTTCCCAAAGAAGCACAGCAGTTTGCCTGGCTGGACCTGAATACCCATCTGGGACTTGAATACTGGACAGCCATGAACCTTGCAGGAGATTATGCTTCTGCCTGCCATGACGATATCCACAGGAGGCTGGTGAAAGCAGTAGGCGGCCGCGTGAAAGCCAGGATTGAAAACCATCACAATTTTGCCTGGAAAGAAATCCATAACGGCAAAGAGGTTATCGTCCACCGTAAAGGCGCAACGCCGGCTCATGCCGGTGAACTGGGCATGATTCCGGGTTCCATGACGGCAAAAGGATTCATTGTCAGGGGGAAAGGAAATCCCGAAGCACTGAATTCAGCTTCTCACGGGGCCGGCAGGGCTTTCTCAAGAGGGGAATGCCGAAGCCGGTTTACCCAGCATGACATCAAAAAAGAGCTTAAACTCAACAATGTCACCCTGATGGGCGGAAATACGGAGGAAGCGCCTATGGCCTACAAAGACATCCATGAAGTGATGAATGCACAGAGCGAACTGGTGGATATCCTGGGAACCTTTCAGCCGAGAATGGTGAGGATGGATAAATAA
- the scpA gene encoding methylmalonyl-CoA mutase: MRREVQNKTPQFTISEKNREIYSFEKDGLQLKSSYHAGDIKDRSLTQTAPGIEPYLRGPYSTMYVQKPWTIRQYAGFSTAEESNAFYRRNLAAGQKGLSVAFDLATHRGYDSDHARVVGDVGKAGVAIDSVEDMKILFNEIPLDQISVSMTMNGAVLPVLAFYIVAAEEQGVKQDQLSGTIQNDILKEFMVRNTYIYPPAPSMKIIADIFEYTSRNIPKFNSISISGYHMQEAGATPVLEMAYTLADGLEYVRTGIKAGMNVDDFAPRLSFFWAIGMNHFMEIAKMRAARYIWATLLKQFNPQNPKSLALRTHSQTSGWSLTEQEPFNNITRTAIEALSSALGGTQSLHTNALDEAIALPTDYSAKIARNTQIILQQESGICDVVDPMGGSHLVESLTQQMIEEAMKYIDEVEQEGGMTKAIEAGIPKMRIEEAAARKQAKIDSGEEFIIGVNSFRSALKQGEIEILDIDNTEVRRKQIERLNTIKAERNTDAVEEILRAIRESAGTGKGNLLELCIEAARRRVTLGEMSDAMEESFGRYKANIRTISGVYAMNAGKNEYFEKALALTRKFEEEEGRRPRLMVAKMGQDGHDRGAKVVATAFADMGFDVDVAPLFQTPEEVAKQAVENDIHILGVSSLAAGHKTLVPQVVEELKKLGADDIEIVVGGVIPQQDYEFLYANGADFIFGPGTNLPKCAVDILEKFLQQNS; encoded by the coding sequence ATGAGAAGAGAAGTTCAGAACAAAACTCCTCAATTTACCATATCTGAAAAAAACAGGGAAATCTATTCATTTGAAAAAGACGGGCTTCAGCTGAAGTCATCTTATCATGCAGGAGATATCAAAGATCGGTCGCTTACACAGACTGCTCCCGGTATAGAACCCTATCTTAGGGGGCCTTATTCCACTATGTATGTTCAGAAGCCCTGGACCATCCGTCAGTATGCCGGATTTTCAACGGCCGAGGAATCCAATGCTTTTTACAGGAGGAACCTTGCTGCCGGGCAGAAGGGGCTTTCCGTAGCATTCGATCTGGCAACGCACAGAGGCTATGATTCTGATCATGCAAGAGTAGTGGGAGATGTGGGAAAAGCAGGCGTGGCCATTGATTCTGTAGAGGATATGAAGATTCTTTTCAATGAGATCCCGTTGGATCAGATTTCCGTATCCATGACCATGAACGGGGCCGTGCTTCCGGTCCTGGCTTTCTATATTGTAGCAGCTGAAGAGCAGGGAGTAAAGCAGGATCAGCTTTCGGGGACCATTCAGAATGACATCCTGAAAGAATTCATGGTACGGAATACCTACATTTATCCACCGGCACCGTCCATGAAGATTATTGCCGATATTTTTGAATATACTTCCCGGAACATCCCAAAGTTCAATTCCATCTCCATTTCAGGATACCATATGCAGGAAGCCGGTGCTACTCCGGTTCTGGAAATGGCTTATACCCTGGCGGACGGGCTGGAATATGTAAGGACCGGGATTAAAGCAGGCATGAATGTCGATGATTTTGCCCCCAGACTATCGTTTTTCTGGGCCATCGGGATGAACCACTTTATGGAAATTGCCAAAATGAGGGCCGCCAGATATATCTGGGCGACCTTACTGAAACAGTTCAATCCCCAGAATCCTAAATCTTTAGCCTTAAGAACCCATTCACAGACTTCCGGATGGTCACTGACAGAGCAGGAACCATTCAACAACATTACCAGGACCGCTATTGAAGCCCTTTCTTCAGCTTTGGGCGGAACCCAGTCGTTGCACACCAATGCACTGGACGAAGCCATTGCCCTTCCTACAGACTACTCCGCGAAAATTGCCAGGAATACCCAGATCATCCTCCAGCAGGAAAGCGGGATCTGCGATGTCGTAGATCCGATGGGAGGAAGCCATCTTGTGGAAAGCCTTACCCAGCAGATGATTGAGGAAGCTATGAAATATATTGATGAAGTAGAGCAGGAAGGCGGAATGACCAAAGCCATAGAAGCCGGGATCCCGAAAATGAGGATTGAAGAAGCCGCAGCAAGAAAGCAGGCTAAGATCGACAGCGGTGAGGAATTCATCATTGGGGTCAATTCGTTCAGGTCTGCCCTGAAGCAGGGTGAAATAGAAATCCTGGACATTGATAATACGGAAGTCCGCAGGAAACAGATCGAACGTTTAAATACCATAAAAGCGGAAAGAAATACAGATGCTGTTGAAGAAATCCTCCGAGCCATCCGCGAAAGTGCCGGGACAGGAAAAGGAAACCTCCTCGAGCTTTGCATTGAGGCTGCCCGCAGAAGAGTGACGCTTGGGGAAATGAGTGATGCGATGGAAGAGAGCTTCGGCAGGTATAAGGCCAATATCAGGACCATTTCAGGAGTATATGCCATGAACGCAGGAAAAAACGAATATTTTGAAAAAGCACTTGCCCTGACCCGGAAGTTTGAAGAGGAAGAAGGAAGGCGGCCGAGGCTGATGGTAGCCAAAATGGGTCAGGACGGTCACGACAGGGGAGCCAAAGTAGTGGCAACCGCATTTGCCGATATGGGATTTGACGTCGATGTCGCACCGCTGTTCCAGACCCCGGAAGAGGTGGCGAAGCAGGCGGTGGAAAATGACATCCATATCCTGGGGGTTTCCTCACTCGCAGCAGGCCACAAAACGCTGGTTCCGCAGGTAGTGGAAGAGTTGAAAAAGCTTGGCGCAGATGATATCGAGATTGTTGTAGGAGGCGTAATCCCGCAGCAGGACTATGAATTCCTGTATGCGAACGGGGCCGATTTTATCTTTGGGCCGGGAACCAACCTGCCGAAATGTGCCGTGGATATCCTGGAAAAATTCCTGCAACAGAATTCCTGA
- a CDS encoding prolyl oligopeptidase family serine peptidase: MNFKPILLTAGILYSASFYSQKMNYPKALKGTQTDTYFGAAVQDPFRDLENDSQATKKWVDEEVAYSQSYLSKIPFREQIKDQLRDIWNYEKISAPFKEGDYTYYYKNNGLQAQSVLYRTHNKTKATEIFLDPNKFSDKGTTSLAQLSFNKKGNLAAYSISEGGSDWNKIIILNAVTGKQMDDTLTDVKFSGISWQGDEGFYYSSYDKPKEGTVLSGMTDKHKVYFHKLGTKQSEDQLIFGGEKTPRRYLGAGVSEDQRYLIISAANATNGNELYIKDLKKGGDFVQVVKGFDINASIVDTDGDNLYIFTDKDAPNMRLVKTSIKNPTPDNWKDVIPETEHVLGISTGGGYFFATYMVDAVDQVKQLDRAGKLIREITLPGKGNVAGFGGKKEEKELYYSFSNYITPGTTYKFNANSGKSEVYQKPKVKFNPDEYVSEQVFYTSKDGTKIPMMISYKKGIKMDGKNPTMLYSYGGFNISLQPAFSVVNAIWMENGGIYAVPNIRGGGEYGKKWHDAGTKMQKKNVFEDFIAAGEYLQSKGYTSKQYMALSGRSNGGLLVGATMTMRPDIAKVAFPGVGVLDMLRYNKFTAGAGWSYDYGTAEDSKEMFDYLKSYSPVHNVKAGTCYPSTMIITSDHDDRVVPAHSFKFGAELQEKQACSNPILLRIEKNAGHGAGRSTEQVIGENADLISFALYEMGIKKL, translated from the coding sequence ATGAATTTTAAACCCATATTACTTACAGCAGGAATCCTGTATTCCGCTTCTTTCTATTCTCAGAAAATGAATTATCCTAAAGCATTAAAAGGAACCCAGACCGATACGTATTTCGGGGCCGCAGTACAGGACCCGTTCCGGGATCTGGAAAATGACTCTCAGGCAACAAAAAAGTGGGTGGACGAAGAAGTTGCCTACAGCCAGAGCTATCTTTCTAAAATTCCGTTCCGGGAGCAGATTAAGGATCAGCTGAGGGATATCTGGAATTATGAAAAGATTTCAGCACCATTTAAGGAAGGCGATTATACCTACTATTATAAAAACAATGGATTACAGGCGCAATCTGTGCTGTACAGAACCCATAATAAAACCAAGGCAACGGAAATATTCCTGGACCCGAACAAGTTCTCCGATAAAGGAACGACCTCACTGGCACAGCTTTCATTCAATAAAAAAGGAAATCTTGCAGCCTATTCTATTTCTGAAGGCGGGAGCGACTGGAACAAGATCATCATCCTGAATGCCGTTACCGGAAAACAGATGGATGATACTTTGACTGATGTGAAATTCAGCGGCATTTCCTGGCAGGGTGATGAAGGATTCTATTATTCAAGCTACGATAAGCCTAAAGAAGGAACCGTGCTTTCCGGAATGACGGATAAACATAAAGTCTACTTTCATAAGCTGGGTACAAAACAGTCGGAAGACCAATTGATTTTCGGCGGTGAAAAGACCCCGAGGAGATACCTTGGAGCAGGCGTTTCCGAAGACCAGAGGTACCTGATTATCTCTGCCGCCAATGCTACGAATGGCAATGAGTTGTATATTAAAGATTTAAAGAAAGGCGGCGATTTTGTGCAGGTTGTGAAAGGATTTGATATCAATGCCAGTATTGTGGATACCGATGGCGATAATCTGTACATCTTTACAGATAAGGATGCTCCTAATATGCGGCTGGTGAAAACCAGCATCAAAAACCCTACTCCGGACAACTGGAAAGATGTAATCCCGGAAACTGAACATGTTCTTGGCATCTCCACAGGCGGAGGATACTTCTTTGCTACCTATATGGTGGATGCCGTGGATCAGGTAAAACAGCTGGACAGGGCCGGAAAGCTCATCAGAGAAATTACCCTTCCTGGAAAAGGGAATGTGGCAGGTTTCGGCGGTAAAAAAGAAGAAAAAGAGCTGTATTATTCATTCAGTAATTATATAACGCCCGGAACCACATATAAATTTAATGCAAATTCAGGAAAATCGGAAGTGTATCAAAAGCCGAAGGTAAAATTTAATCCGGATGAATATGTTTCTGAACAGGTATTTTATACCTCCAAGGACGGAACGAAAATCCCGATGATGATCAGCTATAAAAAAGGCATTAAGATGGACGGTAAGAATCCTACGATGCTCTATTCTTATGGCGGATTCAATATCAGCCTGCAGCCTGCTTTTTCCGTAGTAAATGCCATATGGATGGAAAACGGAGGCATCTATGCCGTTCCGAACATCCGCGGCGGCGGCGAATACGGTAAGAAATGGCATGACGCAGGAACCAAGATGCAGAAGAAAAATGTTTTTGAAGATTTCATTGCAGCCGGAGAGTATCTGCAGAGCAAAGGCTATACTTCAAAACAGTATATGGCCCTTTCAGGAAGGTCAAACGGCGGATTGCTGGTAGGCGCTACTATGACCATGCGTCCGGACATTGCCAAAGTGGCTTTCCCTGGAGTAGGCGTTCTGGATATGCTGAGGTATAACAAATTCACAGCCGGTGCAGGATGGTCGTATGATTACGGAACAGCGGAAGACAGCAAAGAAATGTTTGACTACCTAAAATCCTATTCGCCGGTTCATAATGTAAAAGCCGGAACCTGCTATCCGTCCACGATGATCATTACCAGTGACCATGATGACAGGGTAGTTCCTGCGCATTCATTCAAATTCGGTGCGGAACTCCAGGAAAAGCAGGCATGCAGCAACCCGATCCTTTTGCGGATTGAGAAAAATGCCGGTCACGGTGCAGGAAGATCTACGGAACAGGTCATCGGAGAAAATGCGGATCTTATTTCCTTTGCGCTGTATGAAATGGGGATCAAAAAACTTTGA